The Pseudomonas extremaustralis genome contains a region encoding:
- a CDS encoding ASCH domain-containing protein, with protein MSEIKERPILFSAPMVRAILEGRKTVTRREVKCQPHSKADIGSYGLGQPFIRNPDVTKPNPECPYGRAGDRLWVRETFALLGNEDGCCIDWQDNLVKGDERGAARIYRASCPPGDYGLNQIPAKAEWKPDTEAMEYDGAWRPSIHMPRWASRILLEITDVRVERLQDITPEQVTAEGVSTRGEAMWGGQWWLDAPQQAIEDARKDFADLWTSTGGDWNANPWVWVVEFKRVTP; from the coding sequence ATGTCTGAAATAAAGGAACGCCCGATCCTATTCTCGGCGCCGATGGTGCGCGCCATCCTGGAAGGCCGGAAGACGGTCACGCGGCGCGAGGTGAAGTGTCAGCCCCACTCGAAAGCCGATATCGGCAGCTATGGCCTGGGCCAGCCGTTCATTCGCAACCCCGATGTGACAAAGCCTAATCCGGAGTGCCCGTATGGTCGGGCGGGCGACCGGCTGTGGGTGCGCGAGACCTTCGCCTTGCTCGGTAACGAGGACGGCTGCTGTATCGACTGGCAAGACAACTTGGTCAAAGGCGATGAGCGAGGTGCGGCACGGATCTACCGGGCAAGCTGTCCGCCGGGCGACTACGGCCTGAACCAGATCCCAGCGAAAGCGGAATGGAAGCCAGATACTGAAGCTATGGAGTATGACGGCGCATGGCGTCCAAGCATCCACATGCCGAGATGGGCCAGCCGCATCCTGCTGGAGATCACCGACGTGCGCGTCGAGCGGTTGCAGGACATCACGCCAGAACAGGTAACCGCTGAAGGCGTGAGCACCCGCGGTGAAGCAATGTGGGGAGGTCAATGGTGGTTAGATGCGCCTCAGCAGGCTATCGAGGACGCACGAAAGGACTTCGCTGATCTTTGGACTTCCACCGGCGGCGATTGGAACGCCAACCCATGGGTCTGGGTGGTCGAGTTCAAGCGGGTGACGCCATGA
- a CDS encoding NUMOD4 domain-containing protein has protein sequence MPEEIWKVLPGHERYEVSDAGNVRSAGRYDYLGKWRDPRLMTKKRDKDGYLSVILAGKDMRVHRAVALAFLGHSLLPHVNHRNGIKSDNRLTNLEWCSISDNVRHAIDTGLIVYGKDLNARRSKGWIQAEKSGFGLMLRGRQDLIAAGMNPSTVTSCLKGQRNTHRGFTITRVTPQNL, from the coding sequence ATGCCCGAAGAAATATGGAAGGTGCTGCCCGGCCACGAACGCTATGAGGTGAGTGACGCCGGAAATGTTAGGTCAGCAGGCCGCTATGATTATCTCGGGAAGTGGCGAGATCCAAGGCTGATGACCAAAAAGCGCGACAAGGATGGCTACCTATCTGTGATCCTGGCGGGTAAAGACATGCGAGTCCATCGGGCAGTTGCCCTGGCATTCCTTGGACATTCCTTGCTGCCCCATGTTAATCACCGAAACGGAATAAAATCCGACAATCGCCTGACCAACCTTGAGTGGTGCTCCATCAGCGATAACGTCAGGCACGCCATTGATACCGGCCTGATCGTGTACGGCAAAGACTTGAATGCCAGAAGATCAAAAGGCTGGATTCAGGCGGAGAAGTCGGGATTCGGCCTGATGCTGCGAGGCCGGCAAGACCTGATCGCCGCTGGGATGAACCCTTCGACTGTCACCTCCTGCCTTAAGGGCCAGCGCAACACGCACCGTGGATTCACGATCACCCGTGTAACCCCGCAAAATCTGTAA
- a CDS encoding lambda exonuclease family protein — MNASVDLQRTEQWHQDRSGRLTASRFKDVIAWGDRDKHGKRKPLAARTTYMRELAFERLANRSKHSVSSKSMAWGTEVEQSSHDFYEILTGNSVIKSGFVVHPKYDWLGCSPDGLIGEDGGIESKCPFNEAVHVRTWLEGMPEEHKPQVQGCMFVTGREWWDFLSFDPRQDEDCRLYIETIERDEEYIAMLHQELVQFNLELGRMVDEVADKARAQAHRLGA, encoded by the coding sequence ATGAACGCCTCTGTAGACCTTCAGCGCACCGAGCAGTGGCACCAGGACCGCAGCGGGCGACTCACCGCCAGCCGATTCAAGGATGTTATTGCATGGGGCGACCGTGACAAACACGGCAAACGCAAGCCGCTTGCGGCCCGTACCACCTACATGCGCGAGCTGGCTTTTGAGCGCCTGGCCAACCGATCGAAACATTCGGTCAGCAGCAAGTCGATGGCCTGGGGAACCGAGGTTGAGCAGTCGAGCCACGACTTCTACGAAATCCTGACTGGTAATAGCGTCATCAAATCGGGCTTCGTAGTTCATCCAAAATACGACTGGCTGGGCTGTTCGCCGGACGGATTGATTGGCGAGGACGGGGGTATTGAGTCGAAATGCCCATTCAATGAGGCCGTCCACGTCCGCACCTGGCTTGAAGGCATGCCCGAGGAACATAAGCCGCAGGTTCAGGGCTGCATGTTCGTCACGGGCCGGGAGTGGTGGGATTTCCTGTCATTCGATCCACGCCAGGATGAAGACTGCCGGCTGTATATCGAGACCATTGAGCGCGATGAGGAGTACATCGCGATGCTTCATCAAGAGCTGGTCCAGTTCAATCTGGAGCTTGGCAGGATGGTTGATGAAGTCGCGGACAAAGCCCGGGCGCAAGCCCATCGCCTAGGAGCCTGA
- a CDS encoding RecT family recombinase, with translation MSAQTQISTVSMDTSPTGLILNRDSMQSMTELAGIMAGGKTTLPKHFHGNTADCMAVIMQSMQWGMNPFQVAQKTFIVNGGQLSYEAQLVNAVITTRAPTIDRIHYEWFGDWDKIIGNFREIESKKQTDDHGQPKKYRVPNWNINDEKGLGVRVWATFVGEDTPRELTTLMTQARTRNSTLWADDPKQQIAYLALKKWARLYCPDVILGVYTREELDDGYTLPETDVTPRSASEKPADVGAASVPQGDATDAASDLFEQLKKIAQDQGIEGYEKAWKALKPQQRGAIGVTRHGELKAIAQTIDAEFTTVSDSADAAADVDSQDDTQ, from the coding sequence ATGAGCGCCCAAACCCAGATTTCTACCGTATCAATGGACACCAGCCCGACTGGGCTGATCCTCAACCGCGACAGCATGCAGTCGATGACTGAGCTCGCGGGCATCATGGCAGGGGGCAAAACCACGCTACCGAAGCACTTTCACGGCAACACCGCTGACTGCATGGCAGTGATCATGCAGTCCATGCAGTGGGGAATGAACCCATTCCAAGTGGCGCAGAAGACCTTCATCGTTAACGGCGGCCAACTGAGCTATGAAGCCCAACTGGTCAACGCGGTCATCACCACCCGGGCCCCGACCATTGATCGAATTCACTACGAGTGGTTTGGCGACTGGGACAAAATCATTGGCAATTTCCGCGAGATCGAGAGCAAAAAACAAACGGATGACCACGGGCAGCCAAAAAAGTATCGCGTCCCAAACTGGAACATTAATGACGAGAAAGGGTTGGGCGTCCGCGTTTGGGCTACGTTCGTGGGCGAGGATACCCCACGCGAACTGACCACCTTGATGACTCAGGCACGGACCCGGAACTCGACGCTGTGGGCAGACGATCCGAAGCAGCAGATCGCCTACCTGGCCCTCAAGAAATGGGCTCGCCTGTACTGCCCTGACGTGATCCTGGGCGTGTACACACGCGAAGAGCTGGACGACGGCTATACGCTTCCGGAAACAGATGTTACCCCGAGATCTGCCAGCGAAAAGCCTGCTGACGTAGGTGCCGCTTCAGTACCCCAGGGCGACGCAACAGATGCGGCCTCCGACCTTTTCGAACAGCTGAAAAAAATCGCTCAAGATCAGGGCATCGAAGGCTATGAAAAAGCTTGGAAAGCCCTGAAACCACAGCAGCGCGGCGCCATTGGCGTGACCCGTCACGGCGAACTTAAGGCCATTGCACAAACCATCGACGCCGAGTTCACAACTGTCAGCGATAGCGCCGACGCTGCTGCCGACGTCGATAGTCAGGACGATACTCAATGA
- a CDS encoding coiled-coil domain-containing protein, with amino-acid sequence MSTNTKKAPAQESLEMGETEESKKSIAPAVAVTDIAEYRPHEEQIVRLETTYAKLVVDCSTSEGLASAKEVRVDIRDVRYALDKTTKTALVPYQQKVKEAQARVNQVKEFGEALKDRVLAIETPVDEAIKAEEKRVADAKAERERVEAERVEAIRAKITRFSSVAAAYASRSAADVAGILKGVKESVILPEEYGEFEAEGTIARDNAIEQLEALHKAAIDREEAAAKLLAQQKELDELREKQRLADAEAEELRKQRAEEDRLRLKKQQDELDQQRRDMEEQQRQHRERDSQYQRDQEELARLRAQAATPAPAVNVVAAPVIADPAQTVVAEVDPTPAADAFADSNIPSASEVVEVVAMAFCVTNDEASAWLRAMSF; translated from the coding sequence ATGTCCACAAATACTAAAAAAGCACCCGCACAAGAATCGCTCGAAATGGGCGAAACCGAAGAATCCAAGAAGTCCATTGCCCCAGCTGTCGCAGTCACCGACATCGCGGAGTATCGGCCGCACGAGGAGCAAATCGTGCGCCTGGAAACAACTTACGCGAAGCTGGTCGTTGACTGCTCGACGAGCGAAGGCTTGGCGAGCGCGAAGGAAGTTCGCGTCGATATCCGCGATGTGCGCTACGCCCTGGATAAGACCACCAAAACCGCATTGGTGCCATATCAGCAAAAGGTCAAAGAAGCTCAGGCTCGCGTCAACCAGGTAAAGGAGTTCGGCGAGGCGCTGAAAGATCGAGTCTTGGCAATCGAGACTCCTGTTGACGAAGCAATCAAAGCCGAAGAAAAACGCGTAGCTGATGCCAAGGCAGAGCGCGAGCGTGTCGAGGCTGAGCGTGTCGAAGCCATCCGGGCCAAGATTACCCGCTTCAGCTCTGTCGCCGCCGCATACGCAAGCCGCAGCGCTGCCGACGTCGCCGGAATTCTGAAAGGCGTTAAGGAGTCGGTGATCCTGCCCGAAGAATATGGCGAATTTGAAGCCGAAGGCACCATCGCTCGCGACAACGCCATTGAGCAATTGGAAGCGCTACACAAGGCTGCCATTGATCGAGAGGAAGCTGCTGCCAAGCTGCTGGCCCAGCAGAAAGAACTGGACGAGCTGCGCGAGAAGCAACGACTCGCCGACGCAGAGGCTGAAGAGCTGCGCAAGCAGCGCGCCGAGGAAGACCGTCTGCGCTTGAAGAAGCAGCAGGACGAGTTGGACCAGCAGCGCCGCGACATGGAAGAACAACAACGCCAGCACCGTGAACGTGACTCGCAGTATCAGCGCGATCAGGAAGAGCTGGCCCGTCTGCGTGCCCAGGCGGCTACGCCCGCCCCAGCAGTGAATGTCGTTGCGGCTCCAGTGATTGCTGACCCAGCACAAACGGTTGTAGCGGAAGTTGATCCGACCCCAGCGGCGGACGCATTCGCTGACTCGAACATTCCAAGCGCCAGCGAAGTGGTCGAGGTCGTAGCCATGGCCTTCTGCGTCACCAATGACGAAGCCTCTGCCTGGCTTCGCGCCATGTCGTTCTAA